A part of Onthophagus taurus isolate NC chromosome 7, IU_Otau_3.0, whole genome shotgun sequence genomic DNA contains:
- the LOC139430522 gene encoding histone H2A-like translates to MSGRGKGGKVKGKAKSRSSRAGLQFPVGRIHRLLRKGNYAERVGAGAPVYLAAVMEYLAAEVLELAGNAARDNKKTRIIPRHLQLAIRNDEELNKLLSGVTIAQGGVLPNIQAVLLPKKTEKKP, encoded by the coding sequence ATGTCGGGTCGAGGAAAAGGTGGAAAAGTTAAAGGGAAAGCAAAGTCCAGATCCAGTCGTGCAGGATTACAATTTCCTGTTGGTCGTATTCATCGATTGTTGAGGAAGGGCAATTACGCGGAACGCGTAGGGGCCGGAGCTCCCGTATATTTAGCGGCCGTAATGGAGTATTTGGCAGCCGAAGTTCTCGAGTTGGCCGGTAACGCTGCGAGAGACAACAAAAAGACCCGTATCATCCCTAGACATTTACAACTGGCCATACGTAACGACGAAGAATTGAATAAATTACTATCGGGAGTGACGATTGCTCAAGGAGGTGTACTTCCGAACATTCAAGCTGTTTTGTTACCTAAGAAGACCGAGAAAAAACCTTAA
- the LOC139430523 gene encoding histone H2B: protein MPPKTSGKAAKKAGKAQKNISKTDKKKKRKRKESYAIYIYKVLKQVHPDTGISSKAMSIMNSFVNDIFERIAAEASRLAHYNKRSTITSREIQTAVRLLLPGELAKHAVSEGTKAVTKYTSSK from the coding sequence ATGCCACCGAAAACTAGTGGGAAAGCAGCCAAAAAGGCGGGTAAAGCGCAGAAAAATATATCGAAAACCGATAAGAAGAAGAAACGCAAGAGAAAGGAAAGCTACGCTATTTACATTTACAAGGTATTGAAACAAGTTCATCCCGATACCGGTATTTCGAGCAAAGCTATGAGTATAATGAACAGTTTTGTGAACGATATCTTCGAGAGGATAGCCGCTGAAGCATCCCGTTTGGCTCATTACAACAAAAGATCAACGATCACCAGTCGAGAAATCCAGACTGCCGTCAGACTTCTGTTACCTGGAGAATTGGCAAAGCACGCTGTAAGCGAAGGCACCAAGGCTGTTACTAAGTACACAAGTTCCAAATAA
- the LOC139430592 gene encoding histone H4, with translation MTGRGKGGKGLGKGGAKRHRKVLRDNIQGITKPAIRRLARRGGVKRISGLIYEETRGVLKVFLENVIRDAVTYTEHAKRKTVTAMDVVYALKRQGRTLYGFGG, from the coding sequence ATGACTGGTCGTGGAAAGGGAGGAAAAGGTCTTGGGAAAGGAGGCGCCAAACGTCATCGCAAAGTACTCCGTGACAACATCCAGGGCATCACCAAACCAGCCATCAGACGTCTTGCCCGTCGTGGCGGTGTGAAGCGTATCTCAGGATTAATTTACGAAGAAACTCGAGGAGTTTTAAAGGTTTTCCTTGAGAACGTTATTCGCGACGCTGTCACGTACACTGAACACGCAAAAAGGAAAACCGTCACTGCTATGGACGTCGTTTACGCCCTTAAGCGGCAAGGTCGTACTCTCTACGGCTTTGGGggttaa